A window from Candidatus Nitrospira neomarina encodes these proteins:
- a CDS encoding DUF4112 domain-containing protein produces MVRHSRKFEIAKHLAEILDRRFTIPGTSIRIGLDPILGLIPGVGDALAGLAGSVILVVAAQSQLPKIVLIRMSLNIAINSVVGAIPILGDLFSVWFKSNVKNVELLERYAVGDRPRSTTGDWVFVIGLLLVVALVIAGTVVGILWLLMRIWEILQGMQ; encoded by the coding sequence ATGGTGCGACACTCCCGAAAATTTGAAATTGCCAAACATCTGGCGGAAATATTAGACCGGCGTTTTACGATTCCAGGAACCTCAATTCGTATCGGGTTAGATCCGATCCTGGGACTGATTCCAGGTGTGGGCGATGCCCTCGCAGGTCTGGCTGGATCAGTCATCCTTGTCGTGGCGGCTCAATCCCAACTTCCTAAAATCGTCCTCATCCGTATGAGTCTCAATATCGCGATTAACAGCGTGGTCGGTGCCATTCCCATTCTCGGTGATCTGTTCTCTGTCTGGTTTAAAAGTAATGTGAAAAATGTTGAGTTGTTGGAGCGATATGCTGTTGGGGATCGTCCAAGGTCCACTACAGGGGATTGGGTTTTCGTAATAGGGTTATTGTTAGTCGTGGCTTTGGTGATCGCCGGAACGGTGGTAGGAATCCTTTGGCTTCTTATGCGTATCTGGGAAATCCTGCAAGGCATGCAATAA
- a CDS encoding carbohydrate porin: MRLSPTSTILSPLYGLFLLVLLIPVPAHSEEGQAVEQLEKIIEKPKAAQKSLKDQGLLLEVTNTMDILSNISGGVHRKTTLTGDLDLLLTVDIKKLVPSWRGTVFLYGLGLYGGDPSNNVGDIQGVSNIAAPDTWKLFEAWYQHNIFKRVSLLAGLYDITSEFDVIVSASTLFLNSSFGTGAELGAGGRNNLSTFPATSLGIRTQAILTDSLMVRAVVADGIPGDPNNARGTHVRLKKDDGLFGSMELAYYKYNTADLIQTKEKTVDELPRRLIFRRIGRSAPLVYEAKVALGFWGYTTSLDQLNKVNSSGEPVKQNGTYGIYGLAEYDVYYEKDDKDQGLTLFGRAGMADPNVNRISQYYGGGFIYKGLIPGRNIDRTAFGVAAAVNSHEYKRFQRRAGQRVENTEITLECTYSIFVNQNLVIQPDFQYVINPGTVPGRNNAVVVGARLEVNFNN; the protein is encoded by the coding sequence ATGAGACTCTCCCCGACAAGCACGATTCTCTCACCCTTGTATGGACTTTTCCTTTTGGTATTGTTGATTCCGGTGCCAGCCCATTCCGAAGAAGGTCAGGCCGTTGAACAATTGGAAAAGATCATCGAAAAACCAAAGGCTGCCCAAAAAAGTTTAAAAGATCAGGGACTCCTCCTGGAAGTCACCAATACGATGGATATCCTCTCCAATATCTCCGGCGGCGTTCATCGAAAAACCACTCTCACCGGCGATTTGGATCTCCTGCTCACCGTCGATATAAAAAAATTAGTTCCTAGCTGGAGGGGTACGGTTTTTCTGTATGGCTTGGGCTTGTATGGGGGCGATCCAAGCAACAATGTCGGTGACATCCAAGGGGTGAGCAACATTGCGGCACCAGATACATGGAAACTGTTCGAAGCCTGGTACCAGCACAATATTTTTAAACGCGTTTCTCTGCTTGCCGGCCTGTATGATATCACCTCCGAGTTTGATGTCATTGTATCCGCGTCGACACTTTTTCTGAATAGCTCCTTCGGGACTGGAGCGGAACTTGGAGCGGGCGGCAGAAACAACCTGTCCACCTTTCCTGCAACCTCTCTGGGAATCAGGACGCAAGCCATCCTCACCGATTCTCTCATGGTTCGCGCCGTGGTCGCCGATGGCATTCCGGGGGATCCCAATAATGCTCGAGGTACTCATGTTCGTTTAAAAAAAGATGATGGCCTGTTCGGTTCCATGGAATTGGCATATTACAAATACAACACGGCTGATTTAATACAAACAAAGGAAAAAACGGTCGATGAACTCCCTCGTCGTCTGATCTTCCGCCGGATTGGAAGATCCGCTCCTCTCGTGTATGAAGCAAAAGTTGCCCTCGGATTCTGGGGGTACACCACTTCCCTGGATCAACTCAACAAGGTCAATAGTTCGGGAGAACCTGTAAAACAAAATGGCACTTACGGGATATATGGCTTAGCGGAATATGATGTATATTATGAAAAAGACGACAAAGATCAAGGTTTGACTCTCTTTGGCCGAGCCGGAATGGCTGACCCCAATGTGAACCGCATTTCCCAGTATTATGGCGGCGGGTTCATCTATAAGGGATTAATTCCGGGGCGAAACATTGACCGAACCGCGTTCGGGGTGGCAGCCGCAGTGAATAGCCATGAGTATAAACGGTTCCAACGGCGGGCAGGACAACGGGTTGAGAATACGGAGATCACGCTGGAATGCACGTATTCCATCTTTGTGAATCAAAACCTCGTCATTCAACCGGATTTTCAATACGTCATTAATCCCGGGACGGTTCCCGGCAGGAATAACGCCGTCGTGGTAGGCGCGCGACTTGAAGTCAATTTCAACAATTAA
- a CDS encoding YaiI/YqxD family protein, with product MTIWVDADACPKVIKEILFRSADRTAVQVTLVANRLLYTPPSPYISAIQVADGFDVADSEIVKRLKAGDLVITADIPLAAEVIAKGGHALDPRGEMHSSDTIQARLMMRDFMETLRASGVETGGPSALSQRDRQLFAKHLDYYLTTLVKRKDAKD from the coding sequence GTGACAATCTGGGTTGATGCCGATGCCTGCCCCAAGGTAATTAAGGAAATATTATTCCGCTCCGCAGACCGGACCGCAGTGCAGGTGACGCTTGTGGCCAATCGCCTTTTGTATACTCCGCCCTCGCCCTATATTTCGGCCATCCAAGTCGCCGATGGATTTGATGTCGCGGATTCCGAAATCGTCAAAAGACTCAAGGCCGGCGACCTGGTGATCACCGCCGACATTCCGCTTGCCGCTGAGGTGATTGCGAAGGGTGGCCATGCGCTTGATCCGCGCGGGGAGATGCATTCTTCCGATACGATTCAAGCCCGTCTGATGATGCGGGATTTCATGGAGACCCTCCGGGCCAGTGGCGTCGAGACCGGAGGGCCGTCGGCTTTGAGTCAACGGGATCGGCAATTATTCGCCAAACACCTCGATTACTATCTCACGACCCTGGTCAAACGGAAGGATGCAAAAGACTAG
- a CDS encoding transglutaminase family protein: MQRYKILHRTYYNFSGAVTLGPHHLRLRPREDYDLHIESLDLKLTPPANLLWHRDVEGNSVATATFDVPANQLAVESEVIIQQFNEAPLDFLVADYAVAYPFTYQSDDRIMLLPYMAYPEQNTKDRLTEWMKNFWKPEEPIQTYTLLQRLGTHINQTLSYRVREEPGVQTVGQTLEYGTGSCRDFALLYMEAARCLGLAARFVSGYLHAPPSATDYGATHAWAEVYLPGAGWKGFDPTGGTMAGTDHIAVAVARLPESVPPIEGSFVGPPGSTLHVGVWVTKCE; the protein is encoded by the coding sequence ATGCAGCGCTATAAAATTCTTCATCGGACGTATTATAATTTTTCGGGTGCGGTGACACTTGGACCCCATCACTTGCGCCTGCGTCCGAGAGAAGACTATGACCTGCACATTGAATCGTTAGACCTGAAGCTCACACCGCCGGCCAACCTGCTATGGCATCGGGATGTAGAAGGCAATTCGGTGGCCACAGCCACCTTCGATGTGCCCGCCAACCAACTAGCGGTTGAAAGCGAAGTCATCATCCAGCAATTCAATGAGGCTCCACTCGACTTTCTCGTCGCCGACTACGCTGTCGCGTACCCGTTTACCTATCAATCCGATGACCGGATCATGCTGTTGCCCTACATGGCATATCCCGAGCAAAACACCAAAGATCGACTGACTGAATGGATGAAAAATTTCTGGAAACCGGAAGAACCGATTCAGACGTATACACTCCTGCAGCGCTTAGGCACCCACATCAACCAAACCCTATCCTATCGAGTGCGGGAAGAACCTGGCGTTCAAACGGTGGGGCAGACACTGGAATACGGCACCGGTTCCTGCCGTGATTTTGCCTTGCTCTATATGGAAGCCGCACGGTGCTTGGGTCTTGCCGCACGATTTGTCAGTGGGTATCTCCACGCACCACCATCAGCCACCGATTATGGTGCCACCCATGCCTGGGCCGAAGTCTACCTGCCAGGGGCCGGGTGGAAGGGGTTTGATCCCACTGGTGGAACCATGGCCGGAACCGATCATATTGCCGTGGCCGTCGCCAGATTGCCCGAATCCGTACCGCCCATCGAGGGATCGTTCGTGGGGCCCCCAGGCTCAACGCTTCATGTCGGGGTCTGGGTCACAAAGTGTGAGTGA
- a CDS encoding pentapeptide repeat-containing protein yields MSEQEPSYTKPLKADLEAIFHNHEKWLNSNGHEGNPAILENLDLTKTHLDRISFSLYGKNLSKAFIENVNFTGSYLESVKLIGADLKRVTFESAILNKSTLVKANCYDCSFNNSFILDADLSNSTFEKCQFKKAKLAGSDLKNSKFPQSNFEEAYLLRTKLDESNFQDSNFEKVTGLLGSQLAGTDLSGAKISEDIRKFEGLARIEELSKKAGKLFILMLVGCLYSWLTIATTTDSQLFLDSKYYDLPIIQTAIPITPFFYVAPLILLGIYIWFHLYLQRLWEEMAALPAIFPDGKALDQKVFPWLLSGFIRAYIPLLKTNLPDLFGLQFIASLVLAWGLVPFILSEFWVRVIPTHDETFILTLASIFSISLGFGIYFFSLARLTLDKSLKRPRIFGISFSACLFALLILVLVSRAAVNITTTSEWWPFYLKTDAYSLEPRHPMDQYLSSNLAWSKKINYALLEFLQELGLRTYPKFYRENLTQPPESWPQDFEHISKIEGADFRGKNLRHLYAEGGFWANSRFNGADLSYAFLMAVYLGGADFSRSNLTGALMLSTLENAKLLGANLANVRMGGKYKKADFRGANFGKAFIINADFSQTFLAGTTFESAIFDAVNFEQAIFSGPYPIFDNQASIESPGISLVIEKTKEGTSDFSNAVFRFGNFNKTNLEGVKFFKTKFFDVDLSGSQGLAQAQIDEACVDEKTKLPVGIKRPNPCP; encoded by the coding sequence ATGTCAGAGCAAGAGCCTTCCTACACAAAACCCTTAAAAGCGGATCTTGAAGCCATATTCCACAATCATGAGAAATGGCTAAATTCAAATGGCCACGAGGGTAATCCAGCCATCTTAGAAAACCTTGATCTCACAAAAACCCACCTGGATAGAATTTCTTTTTCTTTGTACGGTAAAAACCTTTCCAAGGCATTTATAGAAAATGTCAACTTCACAGGCAGTTATCTTGAGAGCGTTAAGCTGATTGGGGCAGATCTCAAAAGAGTGACTTTTGAAAGTGCCATTTTAAATAAATCAACCCTTGTGAAGGCAAATTGCTATGACTGTTCTTTCAATAATTCGTTCATACTTGACGCTGACCTTAGCAATTCAACTTTTGAAAAATGCCAATTTAAGAAGGCAAAACTTGCCGGAAGTGATTTAAAGAATTCGAAGTTCCCCCAAAGTAATTTCGAAGAAGCCTATTTGCTAAGAACGAAGCTTGATGAATCCAATTTTCAAGACTCAAATTTCGAAAAAGTTACTGGACTTCTTGGCAGCCAATTAGCTGGCACTGATCTTTCTGGTGCCAAAATTTCTGAGGATATCAGGAAATTTGAAGGCCTAGCTAGGATTGAAGAACTCTCTAAAAAGGCTGGAAAACTTTTTATATTAATGTTGGTAGGGTGTTTGTATTCATGGCTCACAATAGCCACCACTACTGACTCCCAATTGTTTTTAGATTCAAAATATTATGATCTGCCCATAATTCAAACCGCAATTCCCATCACTCCTTTCTTCTATGTTGCACCTCTAATATTGTTAGGCATTTACATTTGGTTTCACCTATATTTACAACGCCTATGGGAAGAAATGGCAGCTTTGCCAGCCATCTTCCCTGATGGGAAAGCTTTGGATCAAAAAGTATTCCCATGGCTCCTTAGCGGTTTTATTCGAGCCTATATCCCTCTATTAAAGACAAACCTCCCGGATTTGTTTGGCCTACAATTTATTGCCTCATTAGTTCTTGCATGGGGTCTTGTACCTTTTATTCTTAGTGAGTTTTGGGTCCGAGTTATCCCGACACATGATGAGACTTTTATATTAACATTGGCCTCCATATTTTCAATTTCCCTGGGATTTGGCATTTATTTTTTTTCTCTAGCTCGCCTAACACTTGACAAATCCCTCAAAAGACCAAGAATTTTTGGAATAAGTTTTTCGGCATGCCTTTTTGCTTTGCTTATTCTTGTTCTTGTTTCAAGAGCAGCCGTTAACATAACAACAACTTCTGAGTGGTGGCCATTCTATCTAAAAACTGATGCATACTCCCTTGAACCAAGACACCCAATGGATCAATATTTATCCAGCAACTTAGCCTGGAGCAAAAAAATTAACTATGCACTATTAGAATTTCTCCAAGAACTTGGACTTCGAACTTATCCCAAATTTTATAGGGAAAACCTTACCCAGCCACCCGAGAGTTGGCCACAAGATTTTGAGCACATATCAAAGATTGAGGGTGCCGATTTTAGGGGTAAAAATCTTCGCCACCTTTATGCCGAAGGGGGATTTTGGGCAAACTCCCGTTTCAACGGAGCAGACTTAAGCTATGCATTTTTGATGGCAGTTTATTTGGGAGGGGCGGATTTTTCTCGGTCAAATTTAACTGGTGCCCTTATGCTGTCTACACTGGAAAACGCAAAATTATTAGGGGCCAACCTTGCAAATGTTCGGATGGGCGGTAAATATAAGAAGGCCGATTTTCGAGGGGCCAACTTTGGGAAGGCCTTTATAATTAATGCTGACTTTTCTCAAACTTTTCTGGCAGGAACAACCTTCGAATCTGCGATTTTTGATGCCGTAAACTTTGAGCAGGCCATTTTCTCTGGCCCCTACCCAATTTTTGACAACCAAGCAAGCATTGAAAGCCCTGGGATTAGCCTGGTAATAGAGAAGACGAAAGAGGGTACCAGCGATTTCTCCAATGCTGTCTTTCGATTTGGGAATTTCAATAAGACCAATTTAGAAGGGGTAAAATTTTTCAAAACTAAATTTTTCGATGTTGACCTAAGTGGGTCTCAGGGCCTCGCCCAAGCACAAATTGATGAAGCTTGCGTTGATGAGAAAACAAAATTGCCGGTTGGGATTAAACGCCCGAATCCCTGCCCTTGA
- a CDS encoding SUMF1/EgtB/PvdO family nonheme iron enzyme, which yields MSLSIFLLFSGLVCATEIKEFKKGVVKITAFVNGQLNVGTGFIVRLDKDAAYIVTAAHVISGDSKPQVWFFPLPHQSFASQVLGLDGTNENGLAALRVSHPIPDGLVALPLDQTTQASGGESITFIGFPPNLAPWTVSTGSISGRKGPHLMFQALVEEGHSGGPLLLDGKVIGVVTDAQGRLGYAVPTPVLAIALKGWHVEPSGSDSLSLEISGADGAPMIRIPAGQFETNIESRSGTGNMTEGNRYTVYVEEFFIDKYEVTIERYEKFLHVTGRTAPEYWDHIKMPQDANRPVVAVTWPEAKAYCHWAKKRLPTEDEWEKSARGTDGRMYPWGNDPPTREFTNFATFGDFQLSKLSPVGAFEKDRSPYGVYDLAGNVSEWTADNWNESRNLDRNEEEIPAGSRKVIRGGTWNAMDEYLRAALRSYASPTNRDLGLGFRCAQNLDTQP from the coding sequence ATGTCCCTCTCTATTTTTCTGCTCTTTTCCGGTCTTGTTTGTGCCACGGAGATTAAAGAGTTCAAAAAGGGCGTCGTCAAAATTACTGCATTCGTCAATGGGCAACTCAATGTCGGGACGGGATTTATCGTGAGGCTCGACAAGGACGCCGCCTATATCGTAACTGCCGCACATGTAATTTCTGGGGATAGCAAGCCACAGGTGTGGTTCTTTCCTCTTCCTCATCAATCGTTTGCCTCACAGGTGTTAGGGCTAGATGGCACCAATGAGAATGGGTTGGCCGCTTTGCGTGTTTCACATCCCATTCCTGATGGACTCGTGGCGCTACCGCTCGATCAGACCACCCAGGCATCCGGGGGAGAATCCATTACCTTCATCGGATTTCCACCGAATCTGGCTCCATGGACTGTCTCAACCGGAAGTATCAGCGGGAGGAAAGGCCCACACCTGATGTTTCAGGCGTTAGTGGAGGAAGGTCATTCGGGAGGCCCCCTTTTGCTTGATGGCAAAGTGATCGGCGTCGTGACAGACGCTCAGGGACGCCTGGGGTATGCAGTACCCACACCCGTTTTGGCCATCGCGTTGAAAGGATGGCATGTGGAACCATCGGGGAGCGACTCATTATCACTGGAGATTTCAGGTGCAGACGGTGCGCCGATGATTCGGATCCCTGCAGGGCAGTTTGAAACGAATATAGAATCACGCTCAGGGACCGGGAACATGACCGAAGGGAATCGATATACCGTCTATGTCGAAGAATTCTTCATCGACAAATATGAAGTTACTATTGAACGGTATGAGAAATTTCTACACGTCACCGGTCGAACAGCGCCGGAATATTGGGATCACATCAAAATGCCTCAGGATGCCAATCGCCCTGTCGTCGCGGTGACCTGGCCGGAGGCCAAAGCCTACTGCCATTGGGCCAAGAAGAGATTACCTACCGAGGATGAATGGGAGAAAAGCGCGCGAGGAACAGACGGACGCATGTATCCATGGGGCAATGACCCACCAACGAGGGAATTCACAAATTTTGCAACATTTGGTGACTTTCAATTATCAAAACTTTCTCCGGTCGGAGCATTCGAAAAGGATAGAAGTCCCTATGGAGTGTATGACCTGGCCGGAAATGTGAGTGAATGGACGGCAGATAACTGGAATGAATCACGAAATTTAGACCGTAATGAGGAGGAAATACCCGCGGGTTCACGCAAAGTCATACGGGGTGGAACTTGGAACGCAATGGACGAATATTTGAGAGCCGCATTGCGCTCTTATGCTTCACCAACCAACAGAGATTTAGGTCTTGGTTTCCGCTGCGCTCAAAATCTGGATACGCAGCCATAA
- a CDS encoding DUF2442 domain-containing protein, which produces MVTNEPRISTIEVSDETITAQLTDGRKISVPLVWSWRLTNATPEQRKNFQIIGNGHGVHWPDVDEDISAIGMLEGLPARPVKHPV; this is translated from the coding sequence GTGGTCACAAATGAACCCAGAATATCCACGATAGAGGTCTCAGATGAGACCATCACCGCGCAGTTAACCGACGGACGAAAGATCAGTGTGCCCTTGGTATGGTCATGGCGATTAACCAATGCTACTCCTGAACAACGCAAGAACTTCCAAATTATTGGAAATGGACATGGAGTGCATTGGCCTGATGTTGATGAGGACATTAGCGCTATCGGAATGCTCGAAGGCCTTCCCGCACGACCTGTCAAACATCCCGTCTAA
- a CDS encoding DUF4160 domain-containing protein, whose amino-acid sequence MPYVRGIEGPYRFFFYSFDCNEPKHVHVQRERHICKFWLEPIFLAG is encoded by the coding sequence GTGCCATATGTTCGAGGGATTGAAGGACCTTACCGATTTTTCTTTTATAGTTTTGACTGCAATGAACCCAAACATGTTCACGTCCAACGAGAGCGCCATATCTGCAAATTTTGGCTAGAACCAATTTTCTTGGCAGGTTAA
- a CDS encoding MFS transporter, whose protein sequence is MHQPSSPPQPSRIRWRILLLLLLISIITYVDRVNISVTARQMMPALGLTDLQMGQIFSAFVFGYALFQVPGGWLGDRWGPRRVLTFALIWWSIFTALTAIAPTIPLANLIGIMGSLMVVRFLIGIGEAAALPNFNRAVANWHPPNERGLGIGITIGGIGLGSALTPPITAWIMVNYGWQTAFYVAGGLGIGIAFLWYWYATDHPRQHAHVNTAEAELIEGSESLPDPPAPLEGRSGKAWGTVHDVFTELETREGRPSASQAKGNGTGGKKDNPNSPTPLRTGKKSEPAPILKSKTTTVPWKAILTTPTVWWLTFSYTCLGYVAYVYMSWFYLYLVNVRGFAILQGAFFASAPFIAMAIFCPLGGWVTDRLTEQYGINRGRASVGGAGMILAALSIIIGANIEAPYVAIGFLSLGAGWLYFTVGPFWSSTTDLSKPYAGTLSGLMNTGANLGGTLSPTLTPWLAETFGWSVSLGIAAGIALLGGLCWIRIRPGMGIRS, encoded by the coding sequence ATGCACCAGCCTTCATCGCCTCCCCAACCCTCTCGAATTCGCTGGCGAATTCTTCTTCTGCTCCTCCTCATCAGCATCATCACGTATGTCGACCGGGTGAATATTTCCGTAACCGCCCGCCAAATGATGCCCGCACTCGGGCTCACCGATCTGCAAATGGGTCAGATCTTTTCGGCCTTTGTCTTTGGCTACGCCCTCTTTCAAGTTCCCGGTGGCTGGTTGGGCGATCGCTGGGGACCACGTCGCGTATTGACCTTCGCCCTCATCTGGTGGTCGATCTTTACAGCGCTGACGGCCATCGCTCCCACTATCCCACTGGCCAACCTGATCGGGATTATGGGTTCACTCATGGTTGTGCGTTTTCTCATCGGCATCGGCGAAGCCGCCGCGCTGCCCAATTTCAATCGAGCCGTCGCAAACTGGCATCCCCCGAATGAACGGGGCTTAGGCATTGGCATCACCATCGGAGGGATCGGCCTGGGTTCAGCCCTCACGCCACCTATCACCGCCTGGATCATGGTCAATTATGGCTGGCAGACGGCGTTTTATGTCGCAGGCGGATTGGGTATTGGCATCGCCTTCTTATGGTACTGGTACGCAACCGATCATCCCCGGCAACATGCACACGTCAACACCGCCGAGGCCGAATTGATCGAAGGTTCGGAATCACTTCCCGACCCTCCTGCTCCCCTGGAAGGACGATCCGGTAAGGCCTGGGGAACGGTCCATGATGTATTCACCGAACTCGAAACACGTGAAGGACGGCCTTCAGCTTCACAGGCAAAGGGGAACGGGACCGGTGGGAAGAAGGACAACCCCAACTCCCCCACTCCACTACGAACAGGAAAGAAAAGCGAACCAGCGCCCATTCTGAAGTCAAAGACGACCACCGTTCCCTGGAAAGCCATTCTCACCACACCTACTGTTTGGTGGCTCACCTTCAGTTACACCTGTCTCGGCTATGTCGCCTATGTCTATATGTCCTGGTTCTATCTCTACCTCGTCAACGTGAGAGGCTTTGCCATCCTCCAAGGCGCCTTCTTCGCCTCGGCACCATTTATCGCGATGGCTATCTTCTGCCCATTGGGAGGATGGGTGACCGATCGTCTCACCGAACAATACGGGATCAATCGTGGTCGCGCGAGCGTGGGAGGAGCAGGAATGATTCTGGCCGCGCTCTCTATCATCATCGGCGCCAACATCGAAGCGCCCTATGTCGCCATCGGCTTCCTCTCGCTCGGTGCCGGGTGGCTGTATTTCACCGTCGGCCCGTTCTGGTCTTCAACCACGGACTTATCCAAACCCTATGCCGGCACGCTCTCGGGCCTCATGAACACGGGCGCCAACCTGGGTGGGACCCTCTCGCCAACACTGACGCCCTGGCTGGCCGAAACCTTCGGCTGGTCGGTCTCCCTCGGCATCGCCGCCGGCATTGCCCTACTCGGTGGACTGTGCTGGATCCGCATTCGTCCGGGAATGGGAATAAGATCTTAA